A genome region from Natronobeatus ordinarius includes the following:
- a CDS encoding HD domain-containing protein encodes MSEDELEAPLRWLALKDETRTGWQLRGIEAPESVAAHTWGVALLTLHYGPRAGIDVDRAIRMALVHDLAEAETGDVATRADPGADSIDPAEKERRERAAMETVLESVDDGGELRARWEEYEARETPESRFVKDMDLIDMCLQAVRYERAGRYDPGECDAFEAYDRLDEFFATAAPRIRTDVGRELFTETRERYESAKRDRDR; translated from the coding sequence GTGAGCGAGGACGAACTCGAGGCTCCGCTCCGCTGGCTCGCGCTCAAAGACGAGACGCGAACGGGCTGGCAGCTGCGGGGGATCGAGGCGCCCGAGTCGGTGGCCGCCCACACCTGGGGCGTGGCGCTTCTCACGCTCCACTACGGCCCGCGGGCCGGCATCGACGTCGATCGGGCGATTCGAATGGCGCTCGTTCACGACCTCGCCGAAGCCGAGACCGGCGACGTCGCCACGCGGGCAGACCCGGGCGCCGACTCGATCGACCCAGCCGAGAAGGAACGACGGGAGCGGGCAGCGATGGAGACCGTACTCGAGTCGGTCGACGACGGCGGCGAACTCCGAGCGCGCTGGGAGGAGTACGAGGCCCGCGAGACGCCCGAATCGAGGTTCGTCAAGGACATGGACCTCATCGACATGTGCCTCCAGGCGGTCCGGTACGAGCGAGCAGGCCGATACGATCCCGGCGAGTGCGATGCGTTCGAGGCGTACGACCGCCTCGACGAGTTCTTCGCGACTGCGGCGCCCCGGATTCGAACCGACGTCGGCCGGGAACTGTTCACCGAGACTCGCGAGCGGTACGAGTCGGCGAAACGCGACCGCGATCGGTGA
- a CDS encoding phosphoribosyltransferase, which translates to MAELPEEFNCTITNWEYIYGLCRDVADEVRRDEFEPEVVVALARGGWFAGRCLCDFLGLDDLTSLKMEHYVGTAQKTGEPTVRYPMPEGSVEGKDVLVIDDIADTGGSISRAEAYVEQRDAGEVRTATLQLLDTSEFEPDYVGERLAEWAWVVYPWNFIEDMVDLLSGVMEKADQESYTADELRHYLAEYHDVKRIEMEIAQPNRLPEVLAEMERRGVIEGAGPGEYRLAE; encoded by the coding sequence ATGGCCGAACTACCGGAGGAGTTCAACTGCACGATCACTAACTGGGAGTACATCTACGGCCTCTGCCGGGACGTCGCCGACGAGGTCCGTCGCGACGAGTTCGAACCGGAGGTCGTCGTCGCGCTCGCCCGCGGGGGCTGGTTCGCGGGCCGGTGTCTCTGTGACTTCCTCGGGCTGGACGACCTGACGAGTCTGAAGATGGAACACTACGTCGGCACCGCCCAGAAGACCGGCGAACCCACGGTCAGGTACCCGATGCCGGAGGGGAGCGTCGAGGGCAAGGACGTGCTCGTCATCGACGACATCGCCGACACCGGCGGCTCGATCAGCCGCGCCGAGGCGTACGTCGAACAGCGCGACGCGGGCGAGGTCCGGACGGCGACGCTCCAGCTGCTCGACACGAGCGAGTTCGAGCCCGACTACGTCGGCGAACGCTTAGCGGAGTGGGCCTGGGTCGTCTATCCCTGGAACTTCATCGAGGACATGGTCGATCTCCTCTCGGGCGTCATGGAAAAGGCCGATCAGGAGTCGTACACGGCCGACGAGCTCCGCCACTACCTCGCCGAGTACCACGACGTAAAGCGCATCGAGATGGAGATCGCCCAGCCCAATCGGCTGCCGGAGGTGCTCGCCGAAATGGAGCGCCGTGGCGTGATCGAGGGAGCCGGGCCCGGCGAGTACCGCCTGGCCGAGTGA
- a CDS encoding CDP-alcohol phosphatidyltransferase family protein, with protein MTGGADSPGYSSPTTIRRRSVAAVVVGLVGSVALVAVGSYWSAQATGRFLVGVGVMLAVEVLIVRRTIEVTHRRAGPQRLTLATVVTIHRGVVLAVLAGVLALENPTGTLVWAPGVLFALAASLDAVDGAVARATDAVTELGDRLDVELDALTVLAGATAAVVAGSAPIAFLAVGLARYCFVVGTWLRRRRGLPVAPLPPSQGRRLLGAAAMVAICLALLPVPGPRPSWYLTTAVMVPFLLNFGRDWLAVSRYPS; from the coding sequence ATGACCGGAGGAGCCGACAGCCCGGGCTACTCGAGCCCGACCACCATCCGTCGCCGATCGGTCGCCGCCGTGGTGGTCGGCCTCGTCGGGTCGGTCGCGCTGGTCGCAGTCGGGTCGTACTGGTCAGCGCAGGCGACCGGTCGATTTCTCGTCGGCGTGGGGGTGATGCTGGCCGTCGAGGTGCTGATCGTTCGGCGGACGATCGAGGTCACACATCGCCGGGCGGGCCCACAGCGACTCACGCTCGCGACGGTGGTGACGATCCATCGCGGCGTGGTACTCGCCGTACTCGCGGGCGTTCTCGCCCTCGAGAATCCGACGGGGACACTCGTCTGGGCGCCTGGCGTACTCTTCGCGCTCGCCGCCTCGCTCGACGCCGTCGACGGGGCCGTCGCCCGTGCGACCGACGCGGTGACCGAACTCGGCGATCGGCTCGACGTCGAACTGGACGCCCTGACGGTACTCGCCGGAGCGACTGCTGCCGTCGTCGCCGGCAGTGCGCCGATCGCCTTCCTCGCCGTCGGGCTCGCTCGCTACTGCTTCGTCGTCGGAACCTGGCTGCGCCGCCGTCGCGGGCTGCCGGTGGCACCGCTCCCACCGAGCCAGGGCAGACGGCTCCTCGGTGCGGCGGCGATGGTCGCCATCTGCCTCGCACTCCTTCCGGTTCCTGGCCCGCGACCCTCCTGGTACCTCACGACGGCCGTGATGGTTCCGTTCCTCCTGAACTTCGGCCGGGACTGGCTGGCCGTCAGTCGATACCCGAGCTGA
- a CDS encoding amphi-Trp domain-containing protein, protein MAEQTSDTQDVSRTEAAELLQELASELRGDGHADVRVGNKMLTLSPASVVEYAIEAEERSPMLGSPHEEITISLSWTIEDGEDV, encoded by the coding sequence ATGGCCGAACAGACCAGTGACACCCAGGACGTCTCACGAACGGAGGCCGCCGAGTTACTGCAGGAACTCGCCAGCGAACTGCGAGGCGACGGACACGCCGACGTGCGGGTCGGAAACAAGATGCTGACGCTGTCGCCGGCGTCGGTCGTCGAGTATGCCATCGAGGCCGAAGAGCGGTCACCAATGCTCGGGAGCCCTCACGAGGAGATCACCATCTCGCTCTCCTGGACGATCGAGGACGGGGAGGACGTCTAA
- a CDS encoding PhzF family phenazine biosynthesis protein: METIRVLQVDAFTTEPLTGNPAGVVPDANGLTADQMQRVARELNLSETAFLLESDVADRRLRYFTPTTEVDLCGHATIGSLAFLADEGRIDPGTSTLETNVGVLEIDLEADGTVWMTQERPTIREVDLEYGRVAGALGIDQSALEAVGVKLPLAVSSTGLPFLMTPVAYLSNVGDADPDLAAVEALSADVDAIGVYLFSFDTLEASSTLHGRAFVPAAGVPEDPVTGTASGAVGAYLEWFGALDGSTTVDAHSPDETVRAIDVPASHDELQLEQGHFVDRPGTVRVRTGDEVRVGGRGVVALDGQLVVPEAEDDDILEV; encoded by the coding sequence ATGGAGACGATTCGCGTCCTGCAGGTCGACGCGTTCACGACGGAGCCGCTCACCGGAAACCCGGCCGGCGTGGTGCCCGACGCCAACGGGCTCACGGCCGACCAGATGCAGCGAGTCGCCCGCGAACTGAATCTCAGCGAGACGGCCTTTCTGCTGGAAAGCGACGTCGCCGACCGCCGACTCAGATACTTCACGCCCACCACCGAGGTCGACCTCTGTGGCCACGCGACGATCGGCTCGCTCGCCTTCCTCGCCGACGAGGGACGGATCGACCCTGGCACGTCGACCCTCGAGACGAACGTCGGCGTCCTCGAGATCGACCTCGAGGCCGACGGAACGGTGTGGATGACCCAGGAGCGGCCGACGATCCGCGAAGTCGACCTCGAGTACGGCCGCGTCGCCGGCGCGCTGGGTATCGATCAATCGGCGCTCGAGGCCGTCGGCGTGAAACTTCCGCTTGCGGTCTCCTCGACCGGACTTCCCTTCTTGATGACCCCCGTCGCGTACCTCTCGAACGTGGGGGACGCAGACCCCGACCTGGCGGCGGTCGAGGCGCTGTCAGCCGACGTCGACGCGATCGGCGTCTACCTCTTCTCGTTCGACACGCTCGAGGCGAGCTCGACGCTGCACGGGCGGGCGTTCGTCCCCGCGGCAGGCGTCCCGGAAGACCCGGTGACGGGAACGGCCAGCGGCGCCGTCGGTGCCTACCTCGAGTGGTTCGGCGCGCTCGACGGGAGCACCACCGTCGACGCTCACAGCCCCGACGAAACAGTGCGCGCGATCGACGTCCCTGCGTCCCACGATGAGCTCCAACTCGAGCAAGGCCACTTCGTCGACCGACCGGGCACCGTTCGCGTGCGGACTGGTGACGAGGTTCGAGTCGGCGGCCGCGGCGTCGTCGCCCTCGACGGACAGCTCGTCGTCCCCGAAGCCGAAGACGACGACATCCTCGAGGTCTGA
- a CDS encoding DUF7475 family protein, translating into MRPVAQRLEADSLTWIHWFAITLALVSAAVHLVLGVGFLPHWMGVAFLVATAGFLVGIALVLLDVRRRLVYLAGIPFTGGQVILWYVVNEPTTIADLSLTEIVDKLAQGLLIVTLVVLYVRDS; encoded by the coding sequence ATGCGTCCGGTCGCACAGCGACTCGAGGCCGATTCACTCACCTGGATCCACTGGTTCGCAATTACTCTCGCCCTCGTGAGCGCAGCCGTTCACCTCGTCCTCGGTGTCGGCTTCCTCCCTCACTGGATGGGAGTTGCGTTCCTCGTCGCGACGGCCGGCTTTCTCGTCGGCATCGCGCTCGTTCTCCTCGACGTCCGCCGCCGGCTGGTCTACCTTGCCGGGATCCCGTTCACCGGCGGACAGGTGATCCTCTGGTACGTCGTGAACGAGCCGACGACCATCGCCGATCTCTCGCTCACCGAAATCGTGGACAAACTCGCACAGGGCCTGTTGATCGTCACGCTCGTCGTCCTCTACGTTCGTGACTCGTGA
- a CDS encoding glycosyltransferase family 4 protein: MHVGLVVYGGLDRTSGGFRYDRKLVSHLEERGDEVEVIAIPWRSYPRHLGDACSRSIRSRLNRPFDVLVQDELCHPSLWRHNPRLDRPGAIVALVHLLRSGGPQTRLGPLYRTIERRYLETVDAAVCTSADTRDRTRELATVPTLVAPPAGRIEGAAVTPERVTARAQSGPLRVAFVGNLLPRKGLSTLLSGLAHVDGSDPGDEAEWHLTVVGSHDADPATARRAVERATVLGIADRVTFTGEVSNRELESILERSHVLAVPARYEGFGMVYLEAMEYGVVPIASAVGGASEFVADGRAGFLVDPDDAGQIGALVAELATDRDRLAALGHAALETAAAHPTWAETMDRVRSFLRARIDTGAGGRSGPATGSRLEGARDRPSGGDSS, translated from the coding sequence ATGCACGTCGGACTTGTCGTCTACGGCGGACTCGATCGAACCTCGGGTGGGTTCCGATACGACCGGAAGCTCGTTTCCCACCTCGAGGAACGAGGTGACGAGGTCGAGGTGATCGCGATCCCGTGGCGGAGCTATCCGCGACACCTCGGTGACGCGTGCTCGCGGTCGATTCGCTCGCGGCTGAACCGGCCGTTCGACGTCCTGGTGCAGGACGAGCTCTGCCACCCGTCGCTGTGGCGACACAATCCTCGGCTCGACCGGCCGGGAGCGATCGTCGCGCTCGTCCACCTGTTGCGTTCGGGTGGGCCACAGACGCGACTCGGGCCGCTCTACCGGACGATCGAGCGTCGCTATCTCGAGACCGTCGACGCCGCCGTCTGCACGAGTGCGGACACCCGCGATCGAACGCGGGAACTCGCGACGGTGCCGACGCTGGTCGCGCCGCCGGCCGGCCGGATCGAGGGAGCCGCGGTGACGCCCGAACGGGTGACAGCGCGGGCCCAGTCGGGCCCCCTCCGGGTGGCGTTCGTCGGAAACCTGCTCCCGCGAAAGGGACTCTCGACGCTGCTGTCGGGACTGGCTCACGTCGACGGATCCGATCCAGGCGACGAAGCCGAGTGGCATCTGACCGTCGTCGGGAGTCACGACGCCGACCCGGCGACCGCCCGCAGGGCCGTCGAGCGCGCCACCGTCCTCGGAATCGCCGACCGGGTCACGTTCACCGGCGAAGTCTCCAACCGCGAACTCGAGTCGATCCTCGAGCGCAGCCACGTCCTCGCCGTCCCCGCCCGCTACGAGGGGTTCGGGATGGTCTACCTCGAGGCGATGGAGTACGGCGTCGTCCCGATCGCCAGCGCCGTCGGCGGGGCGAGCGAGTTCGTCGCGGACGGGCGAGCCGGCTTCCTCGTCGATCCCGACGACGCTGGGCAGATTGGCGCGCTCGTCGCCGAACTCGCGACCGATCGGGACCGGCTGGCCGCCCTCGGTCACGCGGCGCTCGAGACCGCCGCTGCCCACCCGACCTGGGCAGAGACGATGGATCGCGTTCGCTCGTTCCTCCGTGCACGCATCGATACCGGCGCTGGCGGCCGATCGGGGCCGGCGACCGGCTCGCGACTCGAGGGTGCACGCGACAGGCCGAGCGGGGGTGACTCGTCGTGA
- a CDS encoding zinc-dependent alcohol dehydrogenase — MTARSLSFTGPRTVAISDRPVPEPGPDEVRVRTLASAISAGTEGLIYRGEAPDSLPADETIDALEDDLSFPLSYGYAAVGRVDAVGAAVSEAWLERRVFAYNPHESHFTAPPDALVPVPEAIPTRQATLLANVETAVTFLLDGRPTIGERVAVFGQGVVGLLTTALLAHAPVETLVAVDPLASRQSLAEAFGADRTIDPERRDVGDQLESTTGDRADLTYELSGNPDALDDAIAATGFDGRVVVGSWYGTKPVELDLGGRFHRDRIDVRSSQVSTIAPEHEGRWSRERRHEVAWGWLEELAVESLFTHAFPLERADDAYRLLEERPGDAIQVLLTYD; from the coding sequence GTGACGGCTCGGTCCCTCTCCTTTACGGGCCCACGCACGGTCGCGATCAGCGACCGCCCCGTCCCGGAGCCCGGCCCGGACGAGGTCCGGGTTCGAACGCTGGCCTCGGCGATCAGCGCCGGCACCGAGGGGCTGATCTACCGGGGCGAGGCGCCCGACTCCCTCCCCGCCGACGAGACGATCGACGCCCTCGAGGACGACCTCTCGTTTCCGCTCAGCTACGGCTACGCCGCGGTCGGCCGCGTCGACGCCGTCGGCGCGGCGGTGAGCGAGGCGTGGCTCGAGCGACGCGTCTTCGCGTACAACCCACACGAGAGCCACTTCACCGCCCCGCCCGACGCGCTCGTCCCGGTCCCAGAGGCGATCCCGACGCGGCAGGCGACGCTGCTCGCGAACGTGGAGACGGCGGTCACCTTCCTCCTCGACGGCCGACCGACGATCGGCGAACGCGTCGCCGTCTTCGGACAGGGCGTCGTTGGCCTCCTGACGACGGCCCTGCTTGCGCACGCACCGGTGGAGACCCTCGTGGCGGTCGATCCGCTCGCGTCTCGTCAGTCGCTCGCCGAGGCGTTCGGTGCCGACCGGACGATCGATCCCGAACGCCGGGACGTCGGCGATCAGCTCGAGTCGACGACGGGCGACCGGGCCGACCTCACCTACGAGCTGTCGGGCAACCCCGACGCGCTCGACGACGCCATCGCGGCGACGGGGTTCGACGGCCGCGTCGTCGTCGGCTCCTGGTACGGGACGAAGCCCGTCGAACTCGACCTCGGCGGCCGGTTCCACCGCGACCGAATCGACGTCCGAAGCAGCCAGGTCAGCACCATCGCCCCCGAACACGAGGGGCGCTGGTCGCGCGAGCGACGCCACGAGGTCGCCTGGGGATGGCTCGAGGAGCTCGCAGTCGAGTCGCTGTTCACCCACGCGTTCCCGCTCGAGCGCGCCGACGACGCCTACCGGCTGCTCGAGGAGCGACCCGGAGACGCGATCCAGGTGCTGTTGACGTACGACTGA
- a CDS encoding DMT family transporter, which translates to MKMYASLPESYRTGALFSVLALCWGTSFVAIEIGLEYVPPLLFAGLRYALAGAIVFGYAYVVTDRLWPNGRDEWLAVAVAAVFVIALYHALLYVGELYVPGAIAATIVSLTPILTAAFAGAVIPDERLSTLGVVGLLLGLVGVVAVAQPTPASLGGDLTFGVALVFASAVAFAIGSVLLRPLQTGLPLETLQAWAMVLGAGVLLGWALVRGESVSAIEPTLPALVSFLYLTLVSGVFAFLLYFELLDRSGPTQVNLVGYAEPAVAMVVSAAILGYVVDSLAIVGLLIILAGFVLVKGETLRNVLRSGLERHVRG; encoded by the coding sequence ATGAAGATGTACGCGTCACTTCCAGAAAGCTATCGGACGGGAGCGCTCTTTTCGGTCCTCGCACTCTGCTGGGGCACCTCGTTCGTCGCCATCGAGATCGGCCTCGAGTACGTTCCACCGCTGCTGTTCGCCGGCCTGCGGTACGCGCTGGCGGGTGCGATCGTCTTCGGGTACGCGTACGTCGTGACCGACCGGCTCTGGCCGAACGGACGGGACGAGTGGCTCGCCGTGGCGGTCGCAGCGGTGTTCGTCATCGCACTGTACCACGCGTTGCTGTACGTCGGCGAACTGTACGTCCCAGGGGCGATTGCGGCGACGATCGTGAGTCTGACGCCGATTCTCACCGCTGCGTTCGCCGGTGCCGTGATTCCCGACGAACGACTGTCGACTCTCGGTGTCGTCGGGCTCCTCCTCGGTCTCGTGGGCGTCGTCGCCGTCGCCCAGCCGACGCCGGCGTCACTCGGCGGTGACCTGACGTTCGGCGTTGCACTCGTGTTCGCCTCGGCCGTGGCGTTCGCCATCGGGTCGGTCCTGCTTCGACCCCTGCAGACGGGACTCCCGCTCGAGACGCTCCAGGCGTGGGCGATGGTGCTCGGTGCCGGCGTGCTCCTCGGCTGGGCGCTCGTTCGTGGCGAATCCGTCTCGGCGATCGAGCCGACGCTGCCGGCGCTCGTCTCGTTTCTCTACCTGACGCTCGTCTCTGGAGTGTTCGCGTTCTTGCTCTACTTCGAGTTGCTCGACCGGAGCGGCCCGACGCAGGTCAACCTCGTCGGCTACGCCGAACCGGCCGTCGCGATGGTCGTAAGCGCAGCCATCCTCGGCTACGTGGTCGACTCGCTCGCGATCGTCGGACTCCTCATCATCCTGGCCGGATTCGTCCTCGTTAAAGGCGAGACGCTCCGTAACGTCTTGCGCTCGGGACTCGAGCGCCACGTCCGGGGCTGA
- a CDS encoding DUF7344 domain-containing protein, with protein sequence MNTAVAFSLLANPDRQDVLRELTTTDGPCTVDELTAVIADGGEDRATLERAEVELVHRHLPKLAAHDVVEWHGDAIECTAATAQLVELLEATDELLEVTDNR encoded by the coding sequence ATGAACACAGCAGTCGCGTTTTCGCTCCTCGCCAATCCCGACCGGCAGGACGTCCTCCGCGAACTGACCACAACCGACGGACCGTGTACCGTCGACGAGCTGACGGCGGTGATCGCCGACGGCGGCGAGGACCGGGCGACGCTCGAGCGAGCCGAGGTCGAGCTGGTCCACCGGCACCTCCCGAAGCTGGCTGCACACGACGTCGTCGAGTGGCACGGCGACGCGATCGAGTGCACCGCCGCGACTGCCCAGCTCGTCGAGTTGCTCGAGGCTACCGACGAGCTGCTCGAGGTCACTGATAATCGGTGA
- the gatE gene encoding Glu-tRNA(Gln) amidotransferase subunit GatE: MTEYDYEELGLVAGLEIHQQLDTATKLFCNCPTTLRDPEAATRRFTRYLHPTRSELGEIDEAALEESKVEREFTYLAYDSTCLVEDDDEPPHELDAEALETTLEVAQLLSMTVVDQVQVMRKIVVDGSNTSGFQRSSLIATGGEIETSDGPVGIEDLMLEEESAQRVEETDDGVVYSLDRLGIPLVEIGTKPDITSPEGAREAAERIGMLLRSTGKVKRGLGTIRQDVNVSIEEGARVEIKGVQSLDDIDDIVRTEVGRQAELVDIAAELETREASVGEPRNVSEVFAETDSGVIRGALDSGGAVMAVPLYGFDGLVGREIAPDRRLGTEFSDHAKRHGAGGIFHTDELPAYGVTEAEVEALRERVGAGEDDAVAIVAADTEVAESAIEAAATRAESALEGVPEETRGANDDGTTRYLRPLPGAARMYPETDVPPVEPDPSEVPEPELLTEKVERYQAEYGLDAGLAEQVAYGQHMPLFEAVVGDGVSASDANGASADGVDPTLAATTLESTLTELRRDDVPVAALTDDHLAESLQLVDDGEVPKEATGDLLTALAEDPSLEAAEAVEAEGLGGVAEAEVREAVLEVVERNAEQVESEGMAAFSGLMGECMGALRGKADGEVVSQVLREEIGNRA; this comes from the coding sequence ATGACCGAGTACGACTACGAGGAACTCGGACTCGTCGCCGGGCTGGAGATCCACCAGCAACTCGACACGGCGACGAAGCTGTTCTGTAACTGTCCGACGACGCTTCGCGATCCCGAGGCGGCGACGCGTCGGTTCACCCGCTACCTCCACCCAACCCGGAGTGAACTCGGAGAGATCGACGAGGCCGCCCTCGAGGAGAGCAAAGTCGAACGCGAGTTTACCTACCTCGCGTACGACTCGACGTGTCTCGTCGAGGACGACGACGAGCCGCCACACGAACTCGACGCGGAAGCGCTCGAGACGACCCTCGAGGTCGCCCAGCTACTTTCGATGACGGTCGTCGATCAGGTGCAGGTGATGCGCAAGATCGTCGTCGACGGCTCGAACACCTCCGGCTTCCAGCGCTCGTCGCTGATCGCCACCGGCGGCGAGATCGAGACGAGCGACGGTCCGGTGGGGATCGAGGATCTCATGCTCGAGGAAGAGAGCGCCCAGCGGGTCGAAGAGACCGACGACGGGGTCGTCTACAGCCTCGACCGACTCGGCATCCCGCTGGTCGAGATCGGCACCAAACCGGACATCACGTCGCCCGAGGGGGCCCGTGAAGCGGCCGAGCGAATCGGCATGCTGTTGCGCTCGACGGGGAAGGTCAAACGCGGACTCGGGACGATCCGTCAGGACGTCAACGTCTCGATCGAGGAGGGTGCACGCGTCGAGATCAAAGGCGTTCAAAGCCTCGACGACATCGACGACATCGTCCGGACCGAGGTCGGTCGACAGGCGGAACTCGTCGACATCGCGGCCGAACTCGAGACCCGCGAGGCGAGCGTGGGCGAACCCCGAAACGTGAGCGAGGTCTTCGCCGAGACCGACAGCGGCGTCATCCGGGGCGCGCTCGATTCGGGTGGCGCCGTGATGGCCGTCCCCCTCTACGGCTTCGACGGCCTCGTCGGCCGCGAGATCGCACCCGACCGCCGGCTCGGCACCGAGTTCTCCGACCACGCCAAGCGCCACGGTGCGGGCGGCATCTTCCACACCGACGAGCTGCCGGCCTACGGCGTGACGGAGGCGGAGGTCGAGGCACTCCGGGAGCGCGTTGGGGCCGGCGAAGACGACGCCGTCGCCATCGTCGCCGCCGACACCGAGGTCGCCGAGTCGGCCATCGAGGCCGCCGCCACCCGGGCCGAGTCGGCGCTCGAGGGCGTCCCCGAGGAGACCCGCGGCGCGAACGACGACGGCACCACCAGGTACCTGCGGCCGCTGCCCGGTGCGGCGCGGATGTACCCCGAGACGGACGTCCCGCCCGTCGAACCCGACCCGAGCGAGGTTCCGGAGCCGGAGCTCCTGACGGAAAAAGTCGAGCGTTACCAGGCCGAGTACGGGCTGGACGCCGGCCTCGCCGAGCAGGTCGCCTACGGCCAGCACATGCCGCTGTTCGAGGCCGTCGTCGGAGACGGCGTCTCCGCGAGCGACGCGAACGGAGCGTCGGCCGACGGCGTCGACCCGACGCTCGCGGCGACGACGCTCGAGTCGACGCTCACGGAACTGCGCCGCGACGACGTCCCGGTCGCAGCGCTGACCGACGATCACCTCGCCGAGAGCCTGCAGCTCGTCGACGACGGCGAGGTACCGAAGGAAGCGACCGGCGACCTGCTGACCGCGCTCGCCGAGGACCCCTCGCTCGAGGCTGCAGAGGCCGTCGAGGCGGAGGGGCTCGGTGGCGTCGCGGAAGCGGAGGTCCGCGAGGCCGTCCTCGAGGTCGTCGAACGGAACGCAGAACAGGTCGAATCGGAGGGGATGGCGGCCTTTTCGGGACTCATGGGTGAGTGTATGGGCGCCCTCCGCGGAAAGGCCGACGGCGAGGTCGTGAGCCAGGTTCTCCGCGAGGAGATCGGGAACCGAGCCTGA
- a CDS encoding 6-pyruvoyl trahydropterin synthase family protein translates to MYAVAVSRSFVAQHYLTVPDPGPEGELHSHHYTVEATFRGPELDEYGYLVDIDDVTAAMDALVERYRDRTLNELPAFEGLNPSVEHLARIAGDRLLESLAPETATELRVTVHEDDVARVSHDRRLD, encoded by the coding sequence ATGTACGCTGTCGCCGTCTCGCGATCGTTCGTCGCCCAGCACTACCTGACGGTACCCGACCCTGGTCCCGAGGGAGAACTCCACTCCCACCACTACACGGTCGAGGCGACGTTCCGCGGCCCCGAACTCGACGAGTACGGCTACCTCGTCGACATCGACGACGTGACCGCCGCGATGGACGCGCTCGTCGAACGGTATCGCGATCGAACGCTCAACGAGTTGCCCGCCTTCGAGGGACTGAACCCGAGCGTCGAACACCTTGCCCGGATCGCCGGCGATCGACTGCTCGAGTCACTCGCGCCCGAGACGGCGACCGAGCTCCGGGTCACCGTACACGAAGACGACGTGGCTCGCGTCTCCCACGACCGGCGACTCGACTGA
- a CDS encoding Lrp/AsnC family transcriptional regulator yields the protein MDERDVRLLKAISELGTGSPEALSEATGIPVSTIHYRLSNLREDEIIVNDRYDVDLERLGLGVTVIVEVHADYQGSYETFADRILEIEGVTNVYFTMGETDFIVVARLSGSDMVERLATEFEDLEGVERTNSTFVISAIEEREALQSYSLETLLEELVDD from the coding sequence ATGGACGAACGCGACGTTCGACTGTTGAAAGCGATCTCCGAGCTCGGAACGGGAAGCCCCGAGGCACTCTCGGAGGCGACCGGCATTCCCGTCTCGACGATCCACTACCGGCTCTCCAACCTGCGCGAGGACGAGATTATCGTGAACGATCGCTACGACGTCGACCTCGAGCGCCTCGGCCTCGGCGTCACCGTCATCGTCGAGGTCCACGCCGACTACCAGGGCTCCTACGAGACGTTCGCCGACCGGATCCTCGAGATCGAGGGCGTCACGAACGTCTACTTCACGATGGGCGAGACGGACTTCATCGTCGTGGCCCGACTGAGCGGCAGCGACATGGTCGAGCGGCTGGCCACCGAGTTCGAGGATCTCGAGGGCGTCGAGCGGACGAACTCGACGTTCGTCATCTCGGCGATCGAAGAACGGGAGGCGCTCCAGAGCTACAGCCTCGAGACGTTACTCGAGGAGCTAGTCGACGACTAA